GCGCGGGGCGGAGCCGTTCGGCGAGCCAGCCGGGCAGCGGAGCCGGGGCCGGGGTGTGGATCGGGTCATAAGCGCCGGTCCCGTCCGGCAGGTCGACGAAGGAGCCGGGGCCTACGACGTATCCGCCGTCGCCGCGGGTGTCGACCTTCCACCCCAGCCCGTTCCCGCGGTCGTCGGAGGTGTTGGTCAGCCGGACCCCGTCCGGGGCGGTGAAGTACAGGTGAGACCCGCCGCGCCGGGTCCGGACGTGGAAGGTCTCCAGCGGCAGCGGCTGGCCGGCCTGTTCGCACACCATGGCGAACACGTCGGCCCCCTCGTTGACGCCGGGCACCGCCCACCGGGGTGGCGGGCACTCGCCGGGCTTGGGCATGTCCAGGTCGATCACCAGCAGGCCCGAGGGCCCGCACGCAATCCCGATGTTGTAGGGGCGCCGGGCCCAGATACGCCGGATCACCTCGGGATCGGTGGTGGCGACCTTGGTCCACCGCACCCCGTGGGGCGGTTCCTTGTCGCGGGGGGCCAGCGGGAAGACGTGCCAGCCGCGCGCGGCGGCGGCCAGCGCGTAGCGCGCCAGCGCCGCGGCGTCGGGCCGGGGCGGAACGCGCGACCGGGCGGGAGTCGGGGCGGG
The sequence above is a segment of the Actinomadura coerulea genome. Coding sequences within it:
- a CDS encoding bifunctional DNA primase/polymerase, producing MTEPAPTPARSRVPPRPDAAALARYALAAAARGWHVFPLAPRDKEPPHGVRWTKVATTDPEVIRRIWARRPYNIGIACGPSGLLVIDLDMPKPGECPPPRWAVPGVNEGADVFAMVCEQAGQPLPLETFHVRTRRGGSHLYFTAPDGVRLTNTSDDRGNGLGWKVDTRGDGGYVVGPGSFVDLPDGTGAYDPIHTPAPAPLPGWLAERLRPAPLPPQRPVTVRVATGNRGAYLNKAVTASLTAIADAPQGRRNATLYGAAVALGQLVAGGALDPDDTEQLLTAAAERAGLAPMPARRTIRSGFRAGTQRPRSVPA